Within the Musa acuminata AAA Group cultivar baxijiao chromosome BXJ2-9, Cavendish_Baxijiao_AAA, whole genome shotgun sequence genome, the region gaatcattatcataagttttgcatgtatcatcataaatatttcaaatcatcatggtatcaaagtataataatcatatcatcatatttttgttgaatattagattttaatgataaaaccaattgataatgttatgatctaatctatattttgagtgatgtaagactagcttcaatcaggagAGGTAAATtgtttaaagcaggaggaatcgaatgttgggccgaagtggaatatatcagaagattggacgtcgagccggaagatcggtgaacgtgtcggtagaaggctttgtaccatgagttcgggcaacgggcctagaagagcgaatattgtatCAAGAAGAttagagttgcaaaggtcaacatgtcaattgggcaaaaggccacaaaaaaggatgatgcaccgaagcatcGGATGAAACGCCAATAAACCAATAATATGTCAAACAACATggtattcttgcttgtaataatttgtctagatcaagttagtttaggtcgtaattgggttgatttagaatataattaagctaacacaattaggggtcaattggtccCAAAGtggagctattttgggccaagagaaagactcGTTCAATGACTCAAAAGTTAAGTCAATCGATGGCACCGTCagtccaagcagtggcaccgccaatggCTTAGTCTATGAGACAATCTCTAAGAGTatgttaggcgatagtaccaccagactaggccgtggtaccgctagtctgggtgatagtaccgcccaaacacaatctcctagactatgtcaagcggtggtaccgctagactatgtAGTGATATCGCATAGTATTagtgttgtaggtggtggtactgctcagcacaagcggtggtaccgctagtacttgAGAAACTCGGAATGTGACCTTTTTCTgtataattttgaagtcatttggggtctataaataccccagctatttttGCATGGCATAGAAAGAATTGagcaattgagttgaaaaagaggaaaagaatatttgaaaaaaattgagaaactctcttaggatttaggatcacctattactagtatttagaagttcgtctAAAGAGAAAAGTGAGATATAAGAAagagagacttgtaagggttgtctcctaaacccgtgaaaaggaaaacGAGTGTAAAAAGAtaattgatcttcgtccatttaaagaagatcgttagtggatgctggtggccttgacggaagaggaatcgagagtggaggtaggccacgatgaccgaaccactgtaaaactcagtttacatttactttaaactctttactttcattataaactactttatttacttattcattttcatacgctttcaagttaacatatttccgatataattttttatcaaaatgaagatttttaaaattaacatTTTTATCGAAAGCAGTAATCACCTTTCCCTCTTTcagtaccgactcgatcctaataaaaTAGTCTCATGGATattgaacaaaaagaaaagataaaaggCTATCAGCTGATTCGGAGGCGACCGAGGTAAAAGAAATTTCCACTTGTTAGTCTTTCGGTTGTCGATTTCCGGATTTTAAGTTGATACCAGGATTGAAGACACCAACCTTTTCGATTGCACAATGATTGCGTGCGTCCAGCATCATCCCTCAATTATTTGGATTGCTTTTTTAATTTCCAGGGCCCTTCCACCGATGATTAAAAGCCCCTCCCACCGCCTAAATAATAATTGAGGCTCTAGAATCTCTATACACAAATCTTACGGAGACCAGTTACTTCATGACCATTCTGCAAGTTTATTACTAAATAATTAGTGCAGTGGAGGAAACAATTGTTGCCATCCGTCTGTTTTGGTTGTGGATGTCTTACTCCGTGTGATGGACACAGGTCGATAGAATGCAGTTTGGGTCGTCCGACGACAAAGAGACGTAGGTGTTGCCGAAGCATGCATGGCATTTAGCCCGCGCAAATGCCTTCCCTTTAGTAGCCTACAGGCCCTACACACGTAGACGACACGCAATCGCCTACCATCAATTATCAACAGATAGTGCAACTGTGGACCAGTTCCTGTTCCTCTACTGCTGTTGGATTGTATTTGATGTTACGTTTTAATCGAAGGAAGACAAAcccaggatgatgatgatgatgtaaaaCATACGAAAGTTTGACGTCTTTAGGGGTTAATATAGAGGAAGAGAGGATTGGATTAGCAGCTAAAAGTAAGGCTAGAAGACAAGATTTTTATGATAGAAAAATAGGGTACGAGGTCTGGAGGACCTCCAAGTAAGCACGATGGAGGACCACCAAAAGGTAAAATAGTGTGAACGAGAGGGGaagaaaggagaaaatgagagagtgagaaagagagagagcgagagagagagagagagagagatggagttgCGGTCCCAAGGTCGCATTGGTCCCATCTTAATAGGTGTTTCCATGGGACTTTGTTGGAAATGGAGGACCACACCCCCTTTGGATCGGGGCCAGACTCTATTTCCGGAATATTTTACAGGCGCATCTATGGCACTGTTACTCCTCTTCCCTTCGCCCTCTCTCTCATCTCACTAGCTTTGGACTAGAAtgggaaggaagagaagaagcTGATGAAAACAACACTGTAACTCTGTAAGACCAAATTAACGCATGGGCTTGGTTCATATGACAACGGCAGGAGCAACAGCAGCCCATCTGAAAAGGCGTGGCCCCCCTGCTTGCTGTGGACGAGAAAGAAAGAGAGCTGCCCTTCACCCTGGAGAACTTGGGATATGTGCCAAACCGAGATCTCTCACTCTTTCTGTTCATGAAAACATGCAATAAATGAAGCCGAGCTGTTGGACATCACTGCAATTCCATCTCCATAAACACTAAAAAGCGAAAAAAAATGGCCTATTACGTGgcaaccagagagagagagagtgtgtgtgtgtgtgtgtggccaTGCGGCGTTTGGCAGAGAGTTCAAGAGTCGAAGGGCAGGGTCCCCTTACGCCGATACTCTCTGCTCGAGATGCCCGTCGCTGATATATGATGTTGttgcttctctttcttttttatctttatctTTAAAGATTTGACGTCGAGTGGATTTGCTTTCTATGGGTTTGGAAGCGTTGCAGATGCTTATATGTGTATGTTAGCTCATAATCATCCTTCAGCTTCTCATCGTCCATCATCCCCGTCCCAGTTTCCTCGCCATGTGAAAAGCCCTTCACTTCTGTTACAAGATAGACTTGACTTCTGCTCTAGTGCATCGGTAAGCATGGTTCTCCTGCACATTTATTTATGTTTCATATAGATTACCAAAGGTTATAATATCAAGCTCGATTAGTCCATTCGTAGATTGATAtgatcttttttgttgttctggaTTGATAAGATTAAAGATTATAGAGAATACTTCTTGCTGAAGCATTCTTTCTTGAGTTACCTAAAAAGGCCCATATGTCTCACCATCACCAAACCATGGGTTACACCAACTTTTCCTCCACGATCGAACCAGTGATGCAGAGCTTCCAACCAAGCCAGGAGCTCTACAGCCTGCAGACGGGGATGGAGATGCTGGGGATACCCTGCAAGCCTCAAGAGAACTCCGACAACTGGAGAGCCTCCTTCTCCGTGATCGGCAGCTCGGCCCACGCCGCATCCTGCAGCTTCCCCCAACCGTCGAATGAGAATCTGATGGTTACACCCGAGAGGTTGCCCTTGTGCCCATGGCAGCCACCGAATCAGATGCTTGTCGACGGACCCCGGGCAAGGTTTCTATTCCCACCATGCGAGGGGAATGGGCAGTCCAGCAGCGGTGGATTGTCCTTGTCCTTGAACCATGCCGAGACATCCAACTCCAGCTACGATCAGCCTCCGTTCGATCAGGATGTTTTGCCCACTTCGAGAGATGAGTTGTTTCAGGATGGTAGGTTCTTCCGGCCACCGATCTCACCGACTACTTCGAATCTACACCAGCCATCCCAGCATCTGCTGAAGACCTCCAAGTACTTGCTCGCAGCTCAGGACCTCCTAAATGAGTTCTGCAATATGAACACTACTGCTGACAGCGgctcatcaaagaagaaggctagcAAAACAAAACAGAGGAACGAAGGAGGctcttcttcctctacttctttGAGCCAATCTCTCTACTCCTTGGACATTCATGAGCTGCAGACTTGGAAGGCTAAGCTGCTTTCCATGCGAGAAGAGGTCAGGTTCTAATCCACTTTGTTATCTTGAGCGTTCATGAATGAAGTTGAAAAGTACCTTAAAAGCTTGATCTGTAACCTGTATTACTGTCCCAAACAACACAGGAAGGACATATGATTTCTGGGTTAGAGGAAGAGGGGTGCCCATATCTTTGCGAGCGTAAATGAGACCATATCTTTATCGCTCGGCGGGCGAGGGGGGAAGGGGTGTGTTTGTGGGTGTGCGGTTTTGGGGGAGAGATCATCCAATTGATTGGTTTGACAACTTGTTGACTCTGGGTTCAATTATGCGGGCCTGCGCACCTACCTCGAATGCGTTGCTGCGACCCCGCAGGCACAGGTTGATATTTCCGGGACTTCCATTTACTTGGGGAAACCTCTATTCCTTAGTCGTCTAGGCCTGCAGGCCCTCCATCCCTCCGTATTAACTGGAACCCATCACATCAGCTTTTTACGTCGCCAAGGGATGAACATTTCCATTTAGCTTCTTCTATGTATGCAGTACCTTCCAAGTACACAATGTGTATGCAGCAGCCTCATGAGAAAACACATGCATTCTTAATAGAGACAAAGAAACCTTGTTTAAGTTCGTTGTTGCTAGCTAAGATAAACATAGGAGCCTTAAGATCTTACGTTCTTTTTGTGGGTTCATTGAGGGCCTATAAAGTGCAATGATTTCTTTCTTCTGTGGCGATAGGTGGACAGGAGATACAGAAGATATCGTCATCGGATGAAAGCAGTGGTTTCGTCGTTCGAGGCCATGGCGGGCGAAGGGGCGGCGGCAGCCTACTCGACCTTGGCATCGAAAGTCATGTCGAGGCACTTCGGGTGCCTGAGGGACAGAATCGCAGGTCAGATTCAGGCGATAAGGAGGCAGATGGGAGAGAAGGATGCAGTTGCGGAAGGGGGCAGTAGTACGAGAGGCGAGACGCCAAGGCTTAAGCTGATCGATCAGCGTCTTCGACAGCAGAAGGCGTTTCAGCAAGGGGGGGTGATGGAGAGCGAACCCTGGCGTCCACAGAGGGGCCTCCCTCAGCGCTCCGTCTCCATTCTTCGTGCTTGGCTCTTCGAGCACTTCCTTCATCCGTAATTATCTTTCCCTTTCTGTTTCTTTTGTCACGCACATGCAGTCATTCACAAGTGAAAATTTGTTTAGCATCATTTCACCcaatcatatatacatatatgtatttatacctTCGCATTTTGCTCTGAACGGTACGTATCTTAAAGTTCACATCGAGTATATAATCCAAAAGGCAAAAAAAATTAAGTCTACCTTCTCAATCACATTCCTTATCTTTGCATGGTGTGAAACCCGTGCACGTTATATTTCTATTGTGGaggaggaaaggaaaggaaaactATAGTTAGATGCATCTACTTCTAACTAGTATCTCGGACTTATGATTCTGATTGACTGCAGGTACCCTAGTGATGTTGATAAACATTTACTAGCCAGGCAAACAGGACTATCCAGGAGCCAGGCATGTCTACGTCCCATACTTTATAATCATATACAGATCATTCGTCTTCTTGCCATCACCCTAATTAGTCATATGATAACCACGATTATATATATGTGGTTCTACCAACAGGTCTCCAATTGGTTTATAAACGCCAGGGTCAGACTGTGGAAGCCAATGGTGGAGGAGATGTACTTGGAAGAAATACTAGAGCAGGAGGACCAAACATCACTTGGAGATAACAGCAACGACGACGATGCTATCAACCCACAAAACCATCCTCAGTCCAGCCAGAACCAA harbors:
- the LOC103998351 gene encoding homeobox protein BEL1 homolog isoform X2 → MSHHHQTMGYTNFSSTIEPVMQSFQPSQELYSLQTGMEMLGIPCKPQENSDNWRASFSVIGSSAHAASCSFPQPSNENLMVTPERLPLCPWQPPNQMLVDGPRARFLFPPCEGNGQSSSGGLSLSLNHAETSNSSYDQPPFDQDVLPTSRDELFQDGRFFRPPISPTTSNLHQPSQHLLKTSKYLLAAQDLLNEFCNMNTTADSGSSKKKASKTKQRNEGGSSSSTSLSQSLYSLDIHELQTWKAKLLSMREEVDRRYRRYRHRMKAVVSSFEAMAGEGAAAAYSTLASKVMSRHFGCLRDRIAGQIQAIRRQMGEKDAVAEGGSSTRGETPRLKLIDQRLRQQKAFQQGGVMESEPWRPQRGLPQRSVSILRAWLFEHFLHPYPSDVDKHLLARQTGLSRSQVSNWFINARVRLWKPMVEEMYLEEILEQEDQTSLGDNSNDDDAINPQNHPQSSQNQNSIYNSCEVDIEEQKPAAGQLLTDSDSLSWIVSSSSARDRISSKSSDFGAVDLDFTSYNHYYCSNQNFGSGVSLTLGLQQHNGGGSVRPSFPPSLASQQSLGYSKEQMEECHPSQFSILDGEAQNLHYRNLMGAQLLRDLAG
- the LOC103998351 gene encoding homeobox protein BEL1 homolog isoform X3, which translates into the protein MQSFQPSQELYSLQTGMEMLGIPCKPQENSDNWRASFSVIGSSAHAASCSFPQPSNENLMVTPERLPLCPWQPPNQMLVDGPRARFLFPPCEGNGQSSSGGLSLSLNHAETSNSSYDQPPFDQDVLPTSRDELFQDGRFFRPPISPTTSNLHQPSQHLLKTSKYLLAAQDLLNEFCNMNTTADSGSSKKKASKTKQRNEGGSSSSTSLSQSLYSLDIHELQTWKAKLLSMREEVDRRYRRYRHRMKAVVSSFEAMAGEGAAAAYSTLASKVMSRHFGCLRDRIAGQIQAIRRQMGEKDAVAEGGSSTRGETPRLKLIDQRLRQQKAFQQGGVMESEPWRPQRGLPQRSVSILRAWLFEHFLHPYPSDVDKHLLARQTGLSRSQVSNWFINARVRLWKPMVEEMYLEEILEQEDQTSLGDNSNDDDAINPQNHPQSSQNQNSIYNSCEVDIEEQKPAAGQLLTDSDSLSWIVSSSSARDRISSKSSDFGAVDLDFTSYNHYYCSNQNFGSGVSLTLGLQQHNGGGSVRPSFPPSLASQQSLGYSKEQMEECHPSQFSILDGEAQNLHYRNLMGAQLLRDLAG
- the LOC103998351 gene encoding homeobox protein BEL1 homolog isoform X1; protein product: MCMLAHNHPSASHRPSSPSQFPRHVKSPSLLLQDRLDFCSSASAHMSHHHQTMGYTNFSSTIEPVMQSFQPSQELYSLQTGMEMLGIPCKPQENSDNWRASFSVIGSSAHAASCSFPQPSNENLMVTPERLPLCPWQPPNQMLVDGPRARFLFPPCEGNGQSSSGGLSLSLNHAETSNSSYDQPPFDQDVLPTSRDELFQDGRFFRPPISPTTSNLHQPSQHLLKTSKYLLAAQDLLNEFCNMNTTADSGSSKKKASKTKQRNEGGSSSSTSLSQSLYSLDIHELQTWKAKLLSMREEVDRRYRRYRHRMKAVVSSFEAMAGEGAAAAYSTLASKVMSRHFGCLRDRIAGQIQAIRRQMGEKDAVAEGGSSTRGETPRLKLIDQRLRQQKAFQQGGVMESEPWRPQRGLPQRSVSILRAWLFEHFLHPYPSDVDKHLLARQTGLSRSQVSNWFINARVRLWKPMVEEMYLEEILEQEDQTSLGDNSNDDDAINPQNHPQSSQNQNSIYNSCEVDIEEQKPAAGQLLTDSDSLSWIVSSSSARDRISSKSSDFGAVDLDFTSYNHYYCSNQNFGSGVSLTLGLQQHNGGGSVRPSFPPSLASQQSLGYSKEQMEECHPSQFSILDGEAQNLHYRNLMGAQLLRDLAG